The following DNA comes from Magnetococcales bacterium.
GGCCAGCAGCGCCAGGGAGATGTCGCTGTACAAGCGCTCGCAGCCGCAGCCGGGGAAATAGAAGACCGCCTCGCTCGATGTCAGACCCGGTTTGCGGATGATGGGAATGACATCCTTCTCCTCCAAACGCAGCATGGCCCGCAACGAAGCGTGGGGAATGCCCCCCGGCAGTGGCCGGTTGAAGAGATGGATGGTCTGGGCCAGCGCCGTCGGAGGGGTGGGCGTCGGCGCGGGCGGATGTTCCGAACGGTGGCGTCCCAAGGCCCGCACGATGCGGAACCCCAGGCGCTGCCCCCAGAAACCGAGCCGCCCCATGAGCAGCCGCAACACGCGAATGGTGCGCGGATCGGTGGTGTTCAAAAAGGCCAGGGCCAGACGATGTCCGGGGGAACCCTGCCGCCCCCGGCGACTCTTGAGCAGCTCCCGCATGTGCATGCTGACCCGCCCGAAATCGATCTTCACCGGACAGGGGGTCAAACAGCGGGAACAGACGGTGCAATGGTCGGCCAACTCCTGCAGATGGTCGAAGTGGTGCAACGAGATCTTCTGCCGCGCCTGCTCCTCGAAGAGAAAGGCCTCGATGACCAGTCCGCTGCCCAGAATCTTGTTGCGGGGGGAGTAGAGCAGGTTGGCGCGGGGCACATGGGTGGTGCAGACCGGCTTGCACTTGCCGCAGCGCAGACAGTGGCGGATCAGGTCGTTGAGTTTGCCGAAGGCGCTTTCGTGCAGCAGCAGGGCCTCCTGCTGCACCAGCCGCAGGGAAGGGGTGTAGGCCATGCGCAGATCGGCGCTGCGCTCCAGCTTGCCGCGATTGAAGTGCCCCCTGGGATCGACCGCCTCCTTGTAGGCCTTGAAGGCGGCGATCTTGGCGGGATCGAGATAGGCGATCTTGGTCATGCCGATGCCGTGTTCGCCGGAGATCTCCCCGCCCAAAGCCAGCGCCAGATGCATGACCCGCTCCACGATGCGTTCCGCCTCCTGCAACATGGCGTAGTCGTTGGAGTTGACCGGGATGTTGGTGTGGACGTTGCCGTCTCCGGCGTGCATGTGCAGCGCCACGAACAAGCGGCTGGAGCGGATGCGCCCGTGAATGGCGTCGAGTTGATTGCGCACCCCGGCCCAGAGATCCCCGGCGAAAAGGTTGCGCAACGGCAGCATCACCTCCTGACGGTAGGAGATGCGCACATCCCGCCGCAGCAACACCTTCAACAGGCTCTCGGAGCCGCGCACCGCCTCACGGGAGGCCGGCTCCAGCAGTTCGGAACACTGCTGCGCCGACTGGTCCAGACGCGACAGAATCTGTTGCCAACGCGGCTCCACCGTGTCCAGCAGGGCCAGAACCGCCTCTTTCTTGGCCTCCACCGGGGTGACATCCTGCTCGTCGCTGGAGGCGAGTTCCGCCGGCAGCAGGCCGGTGAACTCCTTGCTCTGCAAAAAGAGGCGCACCGCCTGAACGATGGCGATCTTGTTGCCGATGGACTGCTCGATGTTGATGCGTTCGATGCCTTCGCTGTACTCCCCCAGCTTTTCCAGGGGGATGACCACGTCCTCGTTGACCTTGAAGGCGTTGGTGTGGGCGGCGATGGCGGCGGTACGGGAGCGATCCGCCCAGAAGAGGTGACGGGCCTGGGGCGAAACGGCGATGAAACCCTCCCCGCCGCGGGCGTTGGCCAGACCGACCACATGGGAGGCGGCTTCGGCCACGGCGTTCTCCGACTCGCCCACCACGTCCAGCAGCAGCACCATCTTGGGACGGGCGTCGCGGGAGGCCTTGGCGTTGTAGCCGATGGCCTGGACGTAGCGTTCATCCAGGTGTTCGAGCCCGGCGCACTTCACCTCCCGATGGGTGTCCAGAAAGGCCTTGATCTCCACGATGGCGGGCACCGCGTAGCCCAGATCGGGATCGTAGAACTCCAGACAAACCGTGCGAATGGCCGCCGGCATGCGGTGCAAAATGAAGCAGGCGCTGGTGACCAGCCCGTCGCAGCCCTCCTTCTGCACCCCCGGAAGGCCGCCCAGCACCTTGTTGGTCACATCCTTGCCCAGACCGGGTTTGCGAATCTCCCCGGCGTCGAGAACGATGTCGTTTTCCGACAGGAGCCGTCCGTCGGGCCGGCTGCGACGCACCTTGAAACGGGCCTGGGGCAGGTCGTGGATCTTGCCCAGATTGTGGTCCAGCCGCTCCACGTCCAGCCAGTTGCCCTCCGGGTCCACCATGCGCCAGGAGAGCAGGTTGTCCAGGGTGGTGCCCCAGAGGACGGCCTTCTTGCCCCCGGCGTTCATGGCGATGTTGCCGCCGATGGTGGAGGCTCCCTGGGAGGTCGGATCGACGGCGAAGACCCAGCCGGCGCTTTCGGCCTTCTCGCTGACCCGTTTGGTCACCGCGCCCGCGCCCACCCGCACCGTGGGCACGCGACGCCCTGCGGGCGACAGCGATTTGCGTTCGATCTCCTCGATGAAGTCGAGCTTTTCGGTATTGATGACCGCACTGTTGCGATGCAGCGGCACCGCCGAACCGGTATAACCCGTGCCGCCCCCTCGGGGGATCATGGTCAGCCCCAGATCGATGCAACCCCGCACCAGTCCGGGCAGCTCCTCCTCCCGATCAGGCAGCAGCACCACGAAAGGAGCCTCCACGCGCCAGTCGGTGGCATCGGTCATGTGGGCGATGCGGCTGGCCGGGGAGAAGTCGATGTTGGCCTCCCGCGTCTCGCGGGAGAGGCGTTGCAGCGTGGTTTCCCGTTTCTCCTTCTGCTCCTCGAACCAGTCCAGCAGCTCCCGTGAAGCGCGACGCGCCTCGTGGACCAGCTTGAACACCAGCTCGTTGCCCTGGGCCCGATCCCGAATCTGGTCCAGCCGCAAGGTCAGGGTCTCCTTGAGCCCCAGACGGCGCTTGGGGTGCTGCAACAGGTCTTCCTGCAGATAGGGGTTGCGGGAGATGGCCCAAATCGCGCCCAGCACCTCGAAAAGCATGCGGGCGCTGCGCCCGGTGCGCCGTTTGCCCCGCAACTCGTTGAGCACATCCCACATGGGTGCGCCCAAAAGGCGAAACACCACCTCCCGATCCGAAAAGGAGGTGTAGTTGTAGGGAATCTCCCGAATACGCGCGAAGGGTTCTTCGGGAGTCTCCCGTTCCGCATGATCGTCCATCGATCCTAATCCTGTGGGTATCTGTTCCGGTATACGGGGGTTCGGGGGGGATTATCCCCCCCGACGGGTCCAGGGCAGAGCCCTGGGACATTTCCTTTCGCCGTTGATGCGGTCACGCCGAGCCGTGCAGAGTCCTGAACCGTTATCCCTGTGGCAGTTTTGGCACGGACGGAGCCTGCAAGCGGGCCACTTCGGGAAGGGCCGTCCCCAGCAGGGGCGTCATGTAGGTGCGAAAGGCCTCGGTGACATCGGGACGCCCCTCCGTCAGGAAGTGATCGGGCATGACCCGGGTGCGCCCCGCCACCTCGTCCAGGGGGATCAGCCGGTAATTCACCTGGTATTCCCCGACCCGTTCGATAGCCACCGACCCGGTCCGACCGCCGCCTAGGCCGAAATGGGCCGCCCATTCGCCCACGGCGCGGGCCTCCTTGCGATCCACCTCCGACACCACTCCCAGGAAGGAGCGTTGCAGATAACCGAAGGTATCGCCCCGCACCCGTTTGATGCCGGTGCGGCTTTTGATGGTTTCGGTGAGCAGGTCTGCCAGGGCGCCCGTTCCGGAAAGCTGCACGTTGCCGTGGGCGTCCCGTTCCACCTCCTGCTTCAGGCGGGTGATAATGGGTTGGCCCCCGGCGTCGTGGATGCCCTCCGAAACCGCCACCACGCAACGTCCCAGGCGTTTGTAGACCTCCTGCACCTCCTCCAGAAACCGGTCCGGATCGAAGGTGCGCTCCGGCACGTAGATCAGATGGGGGCCGTCGTCCCGGCCCCGGCGGGCCATGGCGGAGGCGGCGGTGAGGAACCCGGCATGGCGTCCCATGACCACCGCCACATAGATGCCCGGCAGCGACCGGTTGTCCAGGTCGCATCCGGCGAAGGCGCTGGCCACGAAACGGGCCGCCGAAGGGAAGCCGGGGGTGTGGTCGTTGCCCATCAGGTCGTTGTCGATGGTTTTGGGCACATGCACGCAGGTCAGATCGACGCCTTCCTCACGGGCGAACTCGCCCACGATGCGCAGGGTATCGGAGGAGTCGTTGCCGCCGATATAGAAGAATGCGCCGATCTCATGCCGCTGCAAAACCTTGAAGATCTCCTGGCAATAGGCCCGATCGGGTTTGTCGCGGGTGGAGCCCAGGGCCGAGCCGGGGGAATCGGCCACGGCTTCCAGGCTGGAACGGGCCTCGCGGGTCAGATCGAGCAGTCG
Coding sequences within:
- a CDS encoding DUF3683 domain-containing protein; the encoded protein is MDDHAERETPEEPFARIREIPYNYTSFSDREVVFRLLGAPMWDVLNELRGKRRTGRSARMLFEVLGAIWAISRNPYLQEDLLQHPKRRLGLKETLTLRLDQIRDRAQGNELVFKLVHEARRASRELLDWFEEQKEKRETTLQRLSRETREANIDFSPASRIAHMTDATDWRVEAPFVVLLPDREEELPGLVRGCIDLGLTMIPRGGGTGYTGSAVPLHRNSAVINTEKLDFIEEIERKSLSPAGRRVPTVRVGAGAVTKRVSEKAESAGWVFAVDPTSQGASTIGGNIAMNAGGKKAVLWGTTLDNLLSWRMVDPEGNWLDVERLDHNLGKIHDLPQARFKVRRSRPDGRLLSENDIVLDAGEIRKPGLGKDVTNKVLGGLPGVQKEGCDGLVTSACFILHRMPAAIRTVCLEFYDPDLGYAVPAIVEIKAFLDTHREVKCAGLEHLDERYVQAIGYNAKASRDARPKMVLLLDVVGESENAVAEAASHVVGLANARGGEGFIAVSPQARHLFWADRSRTAAIAAHTNAFKVNEDVVIPLEKLGEYSEGIERINIEQSIGNKIAIVQAVRLFLQSKEFTGLLPAELASSDEQDVTPVEAKKEAVLALLDTVEPRWQQILSRLDQSAQQCSELLEPASREAVRGSESLLKVLLRRDVRISYRQEVMLPLRNLFAGDLWAGVRNQLDAIHGRIRSSRLFVALHMHAGDGNVHTNIPVNSNDYAMLQEAERIVERVMHLALALGGEISGEHGIGMTKIAYLDPAKIAAFKAYKEAVDPRGHFNRGKLERSADLRMAYTPSLRLVQQEALLLHESAFGKLNDLIRHCLRCGKCKPVCTTHVPRANLLYSPRNKILGSGLVIEAFLFEEQARQKISLHHFDHLQELADHCTVCSRCLTPCPVKIDFGRVSMHMRELLKSRRGRQGSPGHRLALAFLNTTDPRTIRVLRLLMGRLGFWGQRLGFRIVRALGRHRSEHPPAPTPTPPTALAQTIHLFNRPLPGGIPHASLRAMLRLEEKDVIPIIRKPGLTSSEAVFYFPGCGCERLYSDISLALLALLYDAGVQTVLPPAYTCCGYPQAAAGLTSQSRQMILSNRVLFHRVANAINYLEVKTVLVTCGTCLAQLKAYAFEEIFPGCQLLDAHEYLLAKGIVLADKPGRPPFLYHDPCHSPTTGGKPLEVASRLMGAKAIVSERCCGEAGTFAVSRPDIAIQTRFRKEEDLLAGAAQCQREGALHGQVLTTCPSCYQGLSRYAPTTGLQARFMVEALAEARLGEDWAKTILKHIRHGGVEKVLI
- a CDS encoding 6-phosphofructokinase; this translates as MQKVLVAQGGGPTAVINQSLAGVVLEARRLPGVEKVYGAQNGVRGIVDERLLDLTREARSSLEAVADSPGSALGSTRDKPDRAYCQEIFKVLQRHEIGAFFYIGGNDSSDTLRIVGEFAREEGVDLTCVHVPKTIDNDLMGNDHTPGFPSAARFVASAFAGCDLDNRSLPGIYVAVVMGRHAGFLTAASAMARRGRDDGPHLIYVPERTFDPDRFLEEVQEVYKRLGRCVVAVSEGIHDAGGQPIITRLKQEVERDAHGNVQLSGTGALADLLTETIKSRTGIKRVRGDTFGYLQRSFLGVVSEVDRKEARAVGEWAAHFGLGGGRTGSVAIERVGEYQVNYRLIPLDEVAGRTRVMPDHFLTEGRPDVTEAFRTYMTPLLGTALPEVARLQAPSVPKLPQG